Proteins found in one Zea mays cultivar B73 chromosome 1, Zm-B73-REFERENCE-NAM-5.0, whole genome shotgun sequence genomic segment:
- the LOC103634084 gene encoding ethylene-responsive transcription factor ERF012, which produces MMVKNPSSNGVLTAAAAFSDSKAMRESGKAAAARPYKGVRMRSWGSWVSEIRAPNQKRRIWLGSYATPEAAARAYDAALLCLKGSDAVLNFPSSSASSTHRRADDSSGGRPDDDDPGASGGMSPRSIQRAAAAAAAAFGDAAGIGASATTTPTPASLSTQGSTDHAHQEHATASSSAADDSTGSPPGGEELWTDLEAFASPKSMDLIDTGAAPFPSSAWEEPEDDGELMRLWSFC; this is translated from the coding sequence ATGATGGTGAAGAACCCAAGCAGCAATGGCGTTCTCACGGCGGCGGCCGCCTTTTCCGACAGCAAGGCCATGCGGGAGAGCGgcaaggcggcggcggcgaggccgTACAAGGGGGTGCGGATGCGGAGCTGGGGGTCGTGGGTGTCGGAGATCAGGGCGCCCAACCAGAAGCGCCGGATCTGGCTCGGCTCCTACGCCACTCccgaggccgcggcgcgcgcCTACGACGCCGCGCTGCTGTGCCTCAAGGGCTCCGACGCCGTCCTCAACTTCCCTTCCTCGTCCGCGTCCTCGACTCACCGGCGTGCTGATGACAGCAGCGGCGGCCGCCCGGACGACGACGACCCGGGTGCCAGCGGCGGCATGTCGCCGAGGTCCATCCAGCGCGCCGCGGCCGCGGCTGCCGCGGCGTTCGGCGACGCCGCCGGCATCGGCGCCAGCGCGACGACGACGCCGACGCCTGCCTCGCTGTCGACGCAGGGCAGCACCGATCACGCCCACCAGGAGCACGCGACGGCATCATCGTCTGCCGCGGACGACAGCACAGGCTCGCCGCCCGGCGGGGAGGAGCTGTGGACGGACCTGGAGGCATTCGCCTCGCCCAAGTCGATGGATCTGATAGACACCGGCGCCGCGCCGTTCCCGTCGTCGGCGTGGGAGGAGCCCGAGGACGACGGCGAGCTGATGAGGCTGTGGAGTTTCTGCTAG